A single Anopheles arabiensis isolate DONGOLA chromosome 2, AaraD3, whole genome shotgun sequence DNA region contains:
- the LOC120897462 gene encoding uncharacterized protein LOC120897462 isoform X3 — protein MTYSRPVLPGCAVLYALVALGLPLGKYAAGSYLRDVELIGPSSLQLEHNTVYYYPSYVKGKDPVEEYNARRLHVDTGNFMEQEDDQLAEGEKTLHRSQQQQKAPVAGANCCSKAKRKRKYTRERAHQSKQRAPDPMRVVDAQTDHEYNYLKIRKAAAGVPRYVRDDVELFDIVRPEKRMKEKRPIRRRTRTVVGDGGNGERRYEESDPQVFAYERSDVEPIERGVSKQPGKQEDSQYFQLNGPTRAVASANTTGT, from the coding sequence ATGACATACTCACGTCCTGTCCTGCCAGGCTGCGCGGTGCTGTACGCACTCGTTGCGCTCGGTCTTCCGCTGGGAAAGTACGCTGCCGGAAGCTATCTGCGCGACGTCGAACTGATCGGACCATCGTCGCTACAGCTCGAGCACAACACCGTCTACTACTATCCCAGCTACGTCAAGGGTAAAGATCCGGTGGAAGAATACAATGCGCGTCGATTGCACGTAGACACGGGCAACTTTATGGAGCAGGAGGATGATCAGCTCGCCGAGGGTGAGAAGACGCTACACAGaagccaacagcagcagaaggcACCCGTCGCTGGTGCGAATTGTTGTTCGAAAGCGAAACGAAAGCGGAAGTATACGCGTGAACGTGCGCATCAATCCAAACAGCGCGCACCCGATCCGATGCGCGTGGTCGATGCGCAGACGGATCATGAGTATAATTATTTGAAAATTCGCAAAGCGGCCGCAGGGGTGCCACGGTACGTGCGGGACGATGTGGAGCTGTTCGATATTGTCCGGCCGGAAAAGCGTATGAAGGAAAAGCGTCCAATCAGGCGCAGAACGCGAACGGTCGTCGGTGATGGTGGCAATGGTGAGCGTCGGTACGAAGAATCCGATCCACAAGTGTTTGCTTACGAACGGTCGGACGTGGAACCGATCGAGAGGGGAGTTTCTAAGCAGCCCGGGAAACAGGAGGATAGTCAATACTTTCA